The segment TTTGAACTAAGGTTAAGTAACAAATCTCTTCAAGAATATTCGAATCAATTTGGATTGATGCACCTATTCAGAAACGATTTTCAAAAAGCCGAAGGTTTTTTTGAAAGAAAGAAAGATATAAACTCTAAGATAAACAAAGGTTTTTTGAAAATAATGCGGGATGACGAAGACGCAAATAAATATTTCACGGAACTAATCAGTACACATCCAAAAAATGGTTTAGTTTATTTAACCCTCAGCCTATTCTTTCTAAAAAGGAAAGATTTTTACAACGCATATAAAATGATTAAATTGTCTAATTCCTTTTTAGATTATTCATTTATAAACATGGGACTGAGCGCTTACGAGAAAGATTTTCAAAAATCTTTATCCTTTTTATCAAAAGCTTACCTTGAGGGGAGAGCAAAAAGGGTTGTAAATTTGATAAACTATTATGTAAGTCTATTTATTTCTGATTCGGAAAAGGCCTTCTCTACCTTTGCTCTCTTGAAAGAAGATAAAACTCCATGTATAAACTGCATCAAAACTTTATCGAACTCTGAAAAGGTAGAACCTCCGAGTTATTGTCCTTTTTACGAAAGAATACAATTTCAAACTGGTAATCCTAAACCTTACAAGGCAGAAGATTCAGAACTTTACGAACTATTACTCTACAAATATTATCAAGAAAAAGATATACAGCAATTTAATTCGTATGCAAAAAAAATTGAACGTTATTTCAACAATGTACCACTAATATTTTTATCATCGACGGAAACCACTTCTAAAAAATTTATAACGGATTTATTTACACAACACAAAACGGGAGTCAAGATCAATTTAAAGGGCCCCAACTATTATGACAATCTAAACAAAACGACAACAGATCTTAAAAGGAAGTACAAAAAGAACTTCATATTCTTTTTAGATCTACCCTTTTATGAAGCGTTGAGACTATTATTTGGTTGGAGGATATGCCAATATCTGTATGTATAGGTCGGAACGGGGTGAAGGGGCGTTAACAAACAATTTTTAGAATTTCTAAAGTTTTACATCATACATATTATGCGAGGAGTGATAACAAATCTTTTTACCCTCAGTATCAGTAATATTAGTTTGCAGAAATGAAGAAAAAACGATCGAGCATGCGTTAAATTCTTTAATCAATCAGACAAGAAAGCCGGATGAAATAATTGTCGTTGATGGTCAATCGACAGATAGAACTGTTAGTATAATAGAGAAATTTGCTGAAAAAATTAATAATATAAAAATCATTACGAATGTAAAAAAATATACCCCTTACGGTTTAAATTTAGGGATCAAGAATAGTAAGGGGAATTTTGTTTTTATAGCAGGTTCCCATACAGAATTCGATAAAAAATATGTGGAATATAGTGTTGAATTTTTGATGAAACATCCAGAAGCGAGTGCAGTTGGAGGGGTGTCTTTGGCTACCCCTGTTAATGCTAAAAGTTGTTTACAAAAATCGATGGCTTTCTCGTATTCTTCCCCCTTTGGTACTGCAGCTAGGCATAGGTATCAAGTGAAAGAACCATTAGAAGTTGATACTGTTGCATATGCATGTTATAGAAGAAAAGTTTTTGATACAGTAGGATATTTTAATGAAAGACTTTTAAGAAATCAAGATATCGAATTTAATTATAGGATGAGGAAAAAGGGTTTAAAAATCTTTTTATTACCAATAACAAATAATTATTATGTTCCACATGGGTTGGGGGATTTTATAAAAAAGAATTTTTCAAATGGTTTTTGGAATTATATAACTCTTAAAATATCTCCTCATGGGATTTCCTTTAGACATTTCATTCCTCTTATTTTCGTAGTTTATCTTATTTGCTTATTCTTAGTTCTAGTTCTGTCAAAAAATACTGTTTTTAATATTATTTTAGCGATTCCGTTTTTCATATATTTGTTATTAGACACATTATTTTCATTAAAGTATGCTATAAAAGAGAAAAATGTCTTATTGTTATTTTGTAGTTTGTTTATGTTTTTGCTTTTGCATATTTCATATGGTTTAGGGACATTTTGGAGTATAATTAAATCAATCCTCTTTACCAAAGGTGAGAAAGTATAAATTTTAAAAAGTTGTAGGTGAATCCAATTTGTTAGCTATAAAATTTATAAGCTCTTTTGTCTTATCGGTTATTTTAGTTCCCATTATGATAAGAATTGCAAAAAAATACAATATCGTTGATAGGCCTGACAATAGATTGAAAGTTCATAAGGCTCCCATTCCTTATTTGGGTGGTGTTGCTATATTTCTTTCAATCTTACCCTTTTATTACCATGATATCGGTTTTATAATTCCAGCCAGTATTTTAACTTTTATTGGGCTTTACGATGATATTAAGAGCGTTTCTCCTTATGTTAGATTATTTGCCGAGTTTATTGTTGTCTCAATGGCAATATATTTTGTCGGAGGAATTATTCAACCTTTTCAGTTTTTTATTTTGGTATTAACTGGGATGGCTTTAGTTAACGGAGTAAATATGGTTGATGGAATGGACGGAGTCTGTGCTGGAACGGCAATAGTGAGTTTGTTATTCTTTTCTTTGATATCCAAAAATTACGAACTGTTGATCTTTGCTTTTGCTATTTTTGGATTTCTATTATACAATTTGCCACCAGCCAAAATCTTTCTTGGTGATGCGGGTTCTTATCTTTTGGGTTTTGTTTTGTTTTATTCCTTTTCCTTTCTATCCGGAAGGTCTGGTAGAGGGGGTTATTTCATTTCGTTAATTATCACTGGGTTTTATTTTACTGATTTGGCTTATGCTGTGATAAGACGTTTACTTAGCAAAAAATCTCCTTTTTTAGGGGATAAAGAACATATTTATGATAAAATTCGAAAAAAATATAAAATAAAACCATTGTTTGTGGCATTAGTTACATATATTATTTCCGTGGTTTTTGGTATGATAGGATTAATTACTTGGGATTTTCAAATAATTGGTGTTATAATTGTATTGGTATTATTTATATTTATAGGTTATCATTTTAAATTGTACAAATATGACTGATTGAAGGATTGATCATATCAAAAAAATTTTAAAGTTTTATGTAAAAGAGGTGTTGTGATGATAATTTTAAAAGGTAATTATGGTGATTATATGAAACTTCGGCCTCTATCAGTAAAAAAAATTTTCTTAGATGAGTCGATGTTGAGAAACAATAAAGATCCTGATATTTACGAGAAATATATTTATGAAGTGGAAGGAAGGTTTGGAAATTACAAATGGTTTAATAACGAATTCAATTTGGATGAAATGAGGAAACGCCCCGAACGGGGTCAAGGAAAGGGAAAATTGGATAACCTCACCTTTGATATAGAATATATCCCGTTGATATTGACAATCTTAAGGATTAATACTTTTTTTAAGTCAAAAAAGAAGAGTATAATTTCTGTTCTTTCTTCTGATCATGAAAACCAAACTTCGGAGATAATTTCAGAGGAGTCATTTATATATTCTTTGAATGAAAGCAATAATTTATCTTTTTTATTTTTAAGAAAAATAGGTAAAGGTTTAATCGAGCATCATTTAATTTTCACTAATAACTATGGAGATCATTTTGATATGTATATAGAAAGTGATCGCAAGAGCATAGAAAGTTTTTATAAAAACCTGTTGAACGAAACAAATAATTTTCGGGTAGCTATACTTCCAAATATTGCTCAGAAAATCTCTCCATTTTATGAAAAAATAATTGAGAAAATTGCGATCGTTAATTACGAAAATGTCAACAATATTACAGATGACTTTTTTTCTCTGTATAATCTCAATCCGAAAGAATTTCTGAAAAATTCTGAACCTCGGCAAGAATTAGAGAGGTATACAAATTATTTGTTTAATGGGAAAAATGATGAAGAAGAGGATTATTCCTTCGATGATGATATAGACGATGTCGATATTGATTTTACTATAAAGAATATGGAAGATATAGAAGATGAGCTAAAAGATATTGCAGATTTGCAAAACAGTGATCAATTTTTAGGAAACTCTTACTACTATAATGAATCGTATGATTTGTTCATTGAAATGGAAGAGGAGTTTATGGATTTAATGGATCATATAATTTTCGACGAAAATTTGAAAAAACGAGATAGAGAGTACTATTTAGAAAAAATAAAGAGCATGATAAACGAAGTATCTGTAATATTTCAAGATTTAAAAGAAAAGAAAGAGTTTGAAAGAGAACTTTTATTAGATATGGTAAATGCTTATGGAATTGAGCAAATTACTGATAAAAAAGATTTAATTTCTGAAATTTTTGAAGAGATAGATTTGACTACTGATCTAAACGAAATATATGAAATCTCGGAGGATAAGATTTTGAACGATTATAAAAATTGGTATAAGGATCTAATATCTAAGAAAGGTAAAAGCATGAAGGAAGTCACTAACAACTAATATCAAAAATAATACCCGGTTTGGTAATCCACCAAACGGGGTATTATTTTGAGCCTCTCAAAATCCTAAATGCGTAAAGTATCTATCAATATAGTTATATTTTAAAATATTTCTCCTTTTCCAAGCTTGTAGTCTACCAATTTCATTTTTCTTATTATTGGTATATCGTAAGGACATCTTTCTTCACATATCCCACATGCTGTACAATCTTTGAAGGTCTTATTGAGTTTGGAATAAGCCATTTTAGCTTCGTTTTGGTTTCCAAACCAGAACGCCAATCTTTCTCTGAGTGCATAATCTGGAGCTTCATGGGGTTGATAATCCCTCATTTGTCTATCGTACCATCCCTCGTACTCAAACACTTTCATAATTTCTATATCTTCTGGACAAGGCAAGCATTTTCCACATTGTCTACAGACATAATTTCCAAGTTCTGGGGCACGATAATACAGATTTTCTATAGATTTTTTTGGTAAAGGTTTAAAGTTTTCAGCTACATGAATATCTTTTCTTAACATGTCTTCGGAGTTTGCTCCTACGACCATTACATCTAAATCTTGAGTTAAAGCATATTTTAATGCATCGTAAGTAGACCTGTAAAGATAACCATCTGCAAAAGCCTTCATACCAACAATTCCCATGTTCTTTGATCTTGCAAAAGGAATGACTTCTTGATAAGTACTCGGAAAATTGAAGATATCTAAGTAGTTAAAACCTGTCATTAGAACATCTAAGTCTACTGTTTTTATCAGTTTAAGTGCATAATTCCCCAAACCATGGAAAGATACACCAATAGCTCTTATAATACCCTCTTTTTTAGCTTGAAATAGATAATCTAAGGCCGAATCTTTTTTCAATAAGGCTTCAACATCTTCCTGAGTGGTAACATGGTGGAGAAACAAAATATCTAAATGATCAGTATTCAGGTTCTTTAAGGTTCTTTCTACGAAGTGTTGAGCATTTTTCTTATCTCGAGCATGGCATTTGCTAGCAAGAATTACTTGATTTCTTCTGTCTTTCAAGGCATATGAAATTTTCTTTTCAGATTCACCATCTCCGTATTCAGCAGCAGTTTCAACGTAATTACCGCCTGACATTATATAAATATCCATTAATTTTGAAACATCATCCTTTGAAATTTCCAACATATGAAACCCGCCTAATCCCAAAAGAGAAACCTCAAACCCAGTTTTTCCAAGGATTTTTTTCTCCATAAGATCACCTCCATAATTTTGGATCAAGTTAATTCATTTCTTACTTGTTTTAAAAACAATCTTATAGGTATATGCTGTGGGCATTCTTCTTCACAATCCCCACATTCCTCACAAATAGAAGCATCTATACCCTGCTTTATGAAAGATTGATATCTTTCTTTTGCCTCTAGTAAGTTATCAAATATATAACCTTCATTGTAAATGCTAAAAATTGAAGGAATAGGTATGCCATTTTTGCAAGGAACACAATAATTACATCCAGTACAATCTATCTTCGATTTACTTTTGTAAATATTTCTGACCCGTTCAATCGTCTTTAATTCTATTTCACTTAAGGAATTTGCATCTGAATCATCTGCTGATTTGAGATTTTCTATCACCTGTTCCATTGTAGACATTCCACTCAAAACAGTAGTTACCTCAGGATGGTTCCATACCCATCTTAACGCCCAGTACGCTGGTGATTTGATTTTATCTAAATTACTCAAGATTTCGACAGCTTCTTGAGGTAATTTGTTTGCCAATTTCCCACCTCTAATTGGTTCCATGATAATTACCGCCAGACCCTTTCTTTTCGCATACTTTAATCCGGCGATTCCTGCTTGAAAATGTGTATCAAGATAATTGTATTGTATTTGACAAAAATCCCAGTTATAAGAATCAACGATCTTTTTAAAGGTTTTGAAATCGTCGTGAAAAGAAAATCCGGCGAACTTTATCTTGCCTTTTCTTTTTGCTTCATCCAGAAAATTCAAAACGTTTAAATGAGAAATCTTATCCCATCTTTCTTTATCCAAAGAGTGCAAGAGATACATATCTATATATTCGGTATCAAGTTTTTTCAGCTGTTCATCTAAATATTTTTCAAAATCTTCGTACTTATTTGCCAACCAGACTGGATTTTTAGTGGCTAAGTAAACTTTTTCCCTGTAGCCATCTTTTAAAGCTCTTCCAACAAAGTATTCACTATTTCCTTGGTGGTAAGGATAAGCGGTATCAACATAATTTAGGCCGTTATCAATGGCATATCTAAGCATTTCTGTGGCCCTTTCTTCATCAATTTTTGAAGGATCGTCATTCAAAATGGGTAATCTCATACATCCAAAACCCAACGCGGAAAGCTTTACATCATACTTACCAAATTTTCTGTATTTCAAAGAAACACCTCCAATATATTATTATGATTAATCAACTTTGAAATTAATTCGACAGATAAACTTATTCTACTTTTATTATACCAAAAAAATTAAAAAACTCTTTTTTCATAAAAAGTAGAAACAATAAATTTGATTATGTTATAATAAAATACAGTAGAAGTAATTGAAAAAAATTTCATACTTATCTCCGAGGAGGTTTTTAAATGCTATCGGAAGGCATACTCAACTTTTTTTCAAGTACTGGATTTATAAATCTTTCATGGCCCCAACTTTTTATGATAGTTCTTGGATTGGTTATTATCTATTTTGCAATATCAAAACACGCAGAACCACTTCTTTTAATTCCATTGGGCTTTGGTATGGTTATAGCTAACATTCCCCCAGAATTAACAGGTATTCTTATGCCTCCTCAGAATGGTCAACCAGGTGGATTGTTGTGGTATATAAAATTGGGATTGGATACCGGAATTTATCCACCATTAATTTTTTTAGGTATCGGAGCATTAACTGATTTTTCATATTTGATCGCAAATCCAAAATTGATACTTCTGGGGGGAGCTGCACAGGTCGGGATATTTATTAGTTTTTTACTGGCAAGTTTTTTAGGTTTTGATCTTCATTCTGCTGCTGCAATAGGTATTATTGGAGGTGCTGATGGTCCAACTTCCATATACATAGCTTCTAAATTTTCTCCTGATTTATTACCTGTTATAGCGGTTGCAGCCTATTCTTATATTTCGCTTATCCCAGTACTACAGCCCTTTGTTTCAAAATTATTTACCTCTAAGAGGGAAAGAAAAATAAGAATGAGAAGGTTAAGAGAGGTTTCTAAAAAAGAAAGAATTATTTTTCCCCTAATAACAACTGTTGTAGTTACTTTGATGGTTCCCCAAGCGCTACCTTTAGTAGGAATGCTTATGTTGGGAAACTTATTGAAAGAATCGGGGGTAACCGGTAGATTAGCCGAAGCGGCCTCGCGTTACGTCCTAGACACAGTAACAATACTTTTAATGTTATCAGTAGGTGTTTCTGCTACAGCTGATATATTTTTGTCTTTGGTAACCTTAAAAATCATAGTGTTAGGCGCAATTGCTTTTATAGTTGCGATGGCAAGCGGAATAGGATTCGCAAAATTGATGAATTTGTTCGCGAAAGAGAAAATTAATCCATTGATTGGTGCGGCAGGTGTTTCGGCGGTTCCTGATTCAGCTCGTGTAGCCCAACATATTGCTCAAGAGACTGATCCAGGTAATTTTATTTTAATGCATGCAATGGGGCCAAATGTTGCTGGAGTAATAGGTTCAGCAATAGCTGCTGGTCTATTTTTAAGTATACTATAATTTAGAGGAGGCAACATCAAATGCAAACCACTAAAAAACAGTTTAAAGTGATAATAAATTATAATTATTGTAAAAAATGTGGTATCTGTTCTTGGATTTGTCCCGTAAATGCTATAATAGAAGAAGAGTTTGGTAAGCCAGTTGTTCCAGATCCAGAAAAATGTACAGGTTGTTTGCAATGTGAACGAATGTGTCCCGATTTCGCGATAAGTATAAAACAAATAGGTCAATAAAATGAAGACTCTTTTTAGAAGAGGTGAACTTAATGGGAAAAATGCTCTTTTTACAAGGAAACGAAGCGGTTGGAATGGCTGCTATAAAAGCAGGATGTCGTTTTTTTGCAGGTTATCCGATTACACCATCAACCGAAATAGCCGAATACATGTCTAGAGAATTGCCAAAAGTTGGAGGAACTTTTATACAGATGGAGGACGAGCTCGGAAGTGCAGCTGCTATAATAGGTGCTTCCCTTGCAGGTGTAAAATCCATGACTGCTACTAGTGGTCCCGGATTTTCACTTATGCAAGAGGCTTTAGGATACGCCATTATGACAGAGGTGCCCTGTGTGTTTGTTGATGTTATGAGAGGTGGTCCAAGCACAGGACTTCCTACCAAGCCTTCTCAAGGAGATATAATGCAGATACGGTGGGGAACTCATGGAGATCACCAAATTATTGCGATATATCCTTCTACAGTGGAAGAAGTTTATACATATACTGTCACAGCGTTCAATTATGCAGAAAAATACAGAACACCGGTTATTTTGGTGTTAGATGAAACTTTAGCACATATGAGAGAAAACGTGTATTTCGATTACGAGAAAGAGAATCCACAGATTGTCGAAAGATTAAAGGAAATTGATCTAGGAGAAGAAGAATTATTTTTACCTTTTGATTTAGAGGAACAATTTGCGGTAAATCCATTAGTTGAAATGGGAAAAACAAGATTTCATGTTTCTGGCCTAGTTCATGATGAAAGTGGCTTTCCCATAAGAGATCCAAACACCATATCAAAAGTGATAGAACATTTGGATTCAAAAATTAGATTATCTGCCGAGGAAATTTCTATTTATAACGAATATATGCTACAAGATGCCGATATAGTAGTAGTTGCATATGGGAGCGTTGCTAGGAGTGCCTTGAAGGCGGTTAAACAAGCGAGATCAGATAAAATTCCTGTAGGGTTCTTTAAGCCTATCACTATTTGGCCCATGCCTACCTCAAGACTTAAATTAATATTTAAAAATGCTCAAAGTATAATCGTTCCAGAGATGAATACAGGCCAGTACGCTAAAGAGATGTCACGATTGAATAAATTGAACAAACATGTCGAATCTTTAACGAAAACTAGCGGTGAGTTGATTACACCTGATGAAATATTAGAAGTAATCATGAAAATGTGGGTTCAGATTACGGAGATGTGAAGAGAATGGATGTAAAGTTGCTAGAAAAGTATCAACCAAAAATTAATTCTGCTTATGTAAATCCAGGTATTACGCTTTTACTTGAAAACTTCACAAAAGAAGTTCTCTTTGAGTTTGAAGTTATGATTAAAATTCATTCTGATCCATTTCAAGTACCTGACAATTTGTATAAATTAATAAAGATATGTAATTCATTCTCAATTTTCACGATAAAAAGTGTAGAAGAGATTATATACTGCCAAGAACAAGGAATACAAATGGCAAGTTCTCAAATGGAGAGTGTTGTAAAAATTAATTACGAAACACTTCAAAAAGAGGAAAGTATAGTAGTGTATGAAATACTTAAAAATGCATCTCCGTTAGTAGGATCAATGCTTACAGATATCCTACTCAATTCTTCAAAAATAGCCAATGTATTCGGGGCTTCAGAAATCATATTAGAAAAAGGGTATAAACCAGAAACGTCTATAGATGAAATGATATATATAACAATGACAGCAATAACAGGTGGCTTTGCAGGAGGTTTTAATAGAGCTATCTTATTTGTTGAAGACAGCGGAGATTTCAAGGTCCATAGAGTTATTGGACCTGAAAGTGATAGAGAAGCTGACAAAACTTATGAAAAGTTTGAAACACTTGAGAGAAATATAGAATCATATTTGTCTCAATATAAATCTAAAATGAATTATTTTTCAAATTTAGAGAAAAAGATAAAAGGAATTACTTTTAAAAAAGAATTGTTGGTAAACAATGATCTTTTTAAGTACTCAATTGAGTCGAATGCTACTATTAAATTACCTGTAAGTCGATTTAATGAGATGATCGTAAATTTACTCGATTTAAAGGGAGAAGTAGCTATTTCACCAATAGAAATAGACGATGGAAGACTTGCTTTTTATCTTTGCGATAATAGATACAACGGGAAACCGATAACAGATGATCAACTGGAAATTCTAGATTATTATGCTAAAGAAAGTTGGATGATGTGGCAAAATAAAATTTATCAGAGTTTATTAAAAAAAGATGCTCAGATAGATCCTCTTACAAAGGTCGGGAACAGAAGAAGTTACGAAAATTATATTTCTTCTATAAAATATCTAAAAAATCAGCAAATAGCCTTAGTTGTCATTGATTTAGACAACTTCAAAGAGGTAAACGATACCTATGGCCACGAAGAAGGAGACAAACTCTTAAAAGGATTTGCACAACTATGTGTTGATAATTTGAGAAAAAAAGATAGTATATTCAGATATGGTGGTGATGAATTCGTAATAATTTTGGAAGATGTTAAAAAAGAAGAGATATATTCTATT is part of the Petrotoga miotherma DSM 10691 genome and harbors:
- a CDS encoding glycosyltransferase family 4 protein; protein product: MLAIKFISSFVLSVILVPIMIRIAKKYNIVDRPDNRLKVHKAPIPYLGGVAIFLSILPFYYHDIGFIIPASILTFIGLYDDIKSVSPYVRLFAEFIVVSMAIYFVGGIIQPFQFFILVLTGMALVNGVNMVDGMDGVCAGTAIVSLLFFSLISKNYELLIFAFAIFGFLLYNLPPAKIFLGDAGSYLLGFVLFYSFSFLSGRSGRGGYFISLIITGFYFTDLAYAVIRRLLSKKSPFLGDKEHIYDKIRKKYKIKPLFVALVTYIISVVFGMIGLITWDFQIIGVIIVLVLFIFIGYHFKLYKYD
- a CDS encoding aldo/keto reductase, which produces MEKKILGKTGFEVSLLGLGGFHMLEISKDDVSKLMDIYIMSGGNYVETAAEYGDGESEKKISYALKDRRNQVILASKCHARDKKNAQHFVERTLKNLNTDHLDILFLHHVTTQEDVEALLKKDSALDYLFQAKKEGIIRAIGVSFHGLGNYALKLIKTVDLDVLMTGFNYLDIFNFPSTYQEVIPFARSKNMGIVGMKAFADGYLYRSTYDALKYALTQDLDVMVVGANSEDMLRKDIHVAENFKPLPKKSIENLYYRAPELGNYVCRQCGKCLPCPEDIEIMKVFEYEGWYDRQMRDYQPHEAPDYALRERLAFWFGNQNEAKMAYSKLNKTFKDCTACGICEERCPYDIPIIRKMKLVDYKLGKGEIF
- a CDS encoding sodium ion-translocating decarboxylase subunit beta yields the protein MLSEGILNFFSSTGFINLSWPQLFMIVLGLVIIYFAISKHAEPLLLIPLGFGMVIANIPPELTGILMPPQNGQPGGLLWYIKLGLDTGIYPPLIFLGIGALTDFSYLIANPKLILLGGAAQVGIFISFLLASFLGFDLHSAAAIGIIGGADGPTSIYIASKFSPDLLPVIAVAAYSYISLIPVLQPFVSKLFTSKRERKIRMRRLREVSKKERIIFPLITTVVVTLMVPQALPLVGMLMLGNLLKESGVTGRLAEAASRYVLDTVTILLMLSVGVSATADIFLSLVTLKIIVLGAIAFIVAMASGIGFAKLMNLFAKEKINPLIGAAGVSAVPDSARVAQHIAQETDPGNFILMHAMGPNVAGVIGSAIAAGLFLSIL
- a CDS encoding 4Fe-4S dicluster domain-containing protein; this translates as MQTTKKQFKVIINYNYCKKCGICSWICPVNAIIEEEFGKPVVPDPEKCTGCLQCERMCPDFAISIKQIGQ
- a CDS encoding tetratricopeptide repeat protein codes for the protein MTDKNENNNAEDRLRNLYKIKEEIEKELEKKGIRIPDTHQKRKTSKTIYKADYEIEKLSVSINNINNWFDLIIYDIDLSNEKLSYFFELRLSNKSLQEYSNQFGLMHLFRNDFQKAEGFFERKKDINSKINKGFLKIMRDDEDANKYFTELISTHPKNGLVYLTLSLFFLKRKDFYNAYKMIKLSNSFLDYSFINMGLSAYEKDFQKSLSFLSKAYLEGRAKRVVNLINYYVSLFISDSEKAFSTFALLKEDKTPCINCIKTLSNSEKVEPPSYCPFYERIQFQTGNPKPYKAEDSELYELLLYKYYQEKDIQQFNSYAKKIERYFNNVPLIFLSSTETTSKKFITDLFTQHKTGVKINLKGPNYYDNLNKTTTDLKRKYKKNFIFFLDLPFYEALRLLFGWRICQYLYV
- a CDS encoding 2-oxoacid:acceptor oxidoreductase subunit alpha, whose protein sequence is MGKMLFLQGNEAVGMAAIKAGCRFFAGYPITPSTEIAEYMSRELPKVGGTFIQMEDELGSAAAIIGASLAGVKSMTATSGPGFSLMQEALGYAIMTEVPCVFVDVMRGGPSTGLPTKPSQGDIMQIRWGTHGDHQIIAIYPSTVEEVYTYTVTAFNYAEKYRTPVILVLDETLAHMRENVYFDYEKENPQIVERLKEIDLGEEELFLPFDLEEQFAVNPLVEMGKTRFHVSGLVHDESGFPIRDPNTISKVIEHLDSKIRLSAEEISIYNEYMLQDADIVVVAYGSVARSALKAVKQARSDKIPVGFFKPITIWPMPTSRLKLIFKNAQSIIVPEMNTGQYAKEMSRLNKLNKHVESLTKTSGELITPDEILEVIMKMWVQITEM
- a CDS encoding glycosyltransferase family 2 protein, which translates into the protein MFLPSVSVILVCRNEEKTIEHALNSLINQTRKPDEIIVVDGQSTDRTVSIIEKFAEKINNIKIITNVKKYTPYGLNLGIKNSKGNFVFIAGSHTEFDKKYVEYSVEFLMKHPEASAVGGVSLATPVNAKSCLQKSMAFSYSSPFGTAARHRYQVKEPLEVDTVAYACYRRKVFDTVGYFNERLLRNQDIEFNYRMRKKGLKIFLLPITNNYYVPHGLGDFIKKNFSNGFWNYITLKISPHGISFRHFIPLIFVVYLICLFLVLVLSKNTVFNIILAIPFFIYLLLDTLFSLKYAIKEKNVLLLFCSLFMFLLLHISYGLGTFWSIIKSILFTKGEKV
- a CDS encoding aldo/keto reductase, whose product is MKYRKFGKYDVKLSALGFGCMRLPILNDDPSKIDEERATEMLRYAIDNGLNYVDTAYPYHQGNSEYFVGRALKDGYREKVYLATKNPVWLANKYEDFEKYLDEQLKKLDTEYIDMYLLHSLDKERWDKISHLNVLNFLDEAKRKGKIKFAGFSFHDDFKTFKKIVDSYNWDFCQIQYNYLDTHFQAGIAGLKYAKRKGLAVIIMEPIRGGKLANKLPQEAVEILSNLDKIKSPAYWALRWVWNHPEVTTVLSGMSTMEQVIENLKSADDSDANSLSEIELKTIERVRNIYKSKSKIDCTGCNYCVPCKNGIPIPSIFSIYNEGYIFDNLLEAKERYQSFIKQGIDASICEECGDCEEECPQHIPIRLFLKQVRNELT
- a CDS encoding GGDEF domain-containing protein encodes the protein MDVKLLEKYQPKINSAYVNPGITLLLENFTKEVLFEFEVMIKIHSDPFQVPDNLYKLIKICNSFSIFTIKSVEEIIYCQEQGIQMASSQMESVVKINYETLQKEESIVVYEILKNASPLVGSMLTDILLNSSKIANVFGASEIILEKGYKPETSIDEMIYITMTAITGGFAGGFNRAILFVEDSGDFKVHRVIGPESDREADKTYEKFETLERNIESYLSQYKSKMNYFSNLEKKIKGITFKKELLVNNDLFKYSIESNATIKLPVSRFNEMIVNLLDLKGEVAISPIEIDDGRLAFYLCDNRYNGKPITDDQLEILDYYAKESWMMWQNKIYQSLLKKDAQIDPLTKVGNRRSYENYISSIKYLKNQQIALVVIDLDNFKEVNDTYGHEEGDKLLKGFAQLCVDNLRKKDSIFRYGGDEFVIILEDVKKEEIYSILKRINRKLKETMNITFSAGVAYGNSHEIDLLFKIADQNLYMAKGQGKNKIMIN